From one Phoenix dactylifera cultivar Barhee BC4 unplaced genomic scaffold, palm_55x_up_171113_PBpolish2nd_filt_p 000343F, whole genome shotgun sequence genomic stretch:
- the LOC120105689 gene encoding two-component response regulator ARR1-like has product MEPSRAAASTASSGRPRNALRPLSDFPAGLRVLVVDDDLTCLKIIDRMLRKCLYDVTVCSGAAAALAMLREKKGEFDLVLSDVYMPDMDGFKLLEHIGLEMDLPVIMMSADDGKDAVMKGVTHGACDYLIKPLSMEALKNIWQHVVRKRRNELKELEHSGSAEENDRKKRAPEEGDNASSGNEGSWKNVKRRRDEEGEVVVQEEVEEREDPSTLKKPRVVWSVDLHRQFVAAVNQLGVDKAVPKKILELMHVHGLTRENVASHLQKYRLYMRRVSVPQHQGRLDTPYTGSSEATFRSVDSFDGFDLHSLAVSSQLSPQSLTTLHSAPRRVTNTSIGMSSVDQMGFFNSSAQISNASNIRPPLMQQINKQQMNFPSGPSTSMESRQLGQSQQLIQSYGNMGLQASEGASVLLNLPSLLRTSTSFPGGSINANLSNSSVMQMTHRGQQFSLSQQRNQIHASMPQLPQTRGLILNGIAGEHDSRLPTTIGQILSNEVSSHISGRSGSNMNVDTSLPGGYMNASSYGAVSHALYADFPNSCMNESTGSCYPLARSVGATSLTSTAMPPVGDVEALGNSTGLRGAKDFVPNYDLFSELHQSKSQDWKLQNINVSYPSDQHLGSKQSNIAFGSPSLAHQDSSATVKDGSSRNTRTVRKEIFSVRTEIGHEKGERIAQRNRTILVENSVRLKSEGMSDPRYQDVLFDDNIIQNELMNVVGKKQQEGVVQVDPELNFDGYSLDNIPS; this is encoded by the exons ATGGAACCCAGCAGAGCAGCCGCATCCACGGCGAGCTCGGGGAGGCCGAGGAACGCCCTCAGGCCTCTGTCTGACTTCCCGGCTGGCCTCCGGGTGCTGGTCGTCGACGACGATCTTACCTGTCTAAAAATCATCGACAGAATGCTTCGCAAATGCCTCTACGACG TGACAGTTTGctcgggggcggcggcggcgctggCGATGCTGcgggagaagaagggagagTTCGATCTGGTTCTGAGCGATGTGTACATGCCGGACATGGATGGTTTCAAGCTGCTCGAGCACATAGGCTTGGAGATGGACCTTCCCGTTATCA TGATGTCGGCTGATGACGGGAAGGATGCGGTCATGAAGGGAGTTACTCACGGCGCCTGCGATTACCTTATAAAGCCGCTGAGTATGGAGGCGCTGAAGAATATATGGCAGCACGTggtgaggaagaggaggaacgaGTTGAAGGAGTTGGAGCACTCGGGAAGTGCAGAGGAGAATGACAGGAAGAAAAGAGCTCCGGAAGAAGGGGACAATGCATCCTCGGGGAACGAGGGGAGTTGGAAGAAcgtgaagaggaggagggacgAGGAGGGGGAAGTGGTGGTGCAGGAGGAGGTCGAGGAGCGCGAAGATCCTTCGACATTGAAGAAACCAAGGGTGGTTTGGTCTGTCGACCTCCACCGACAGTTTGTCGCTGCCGTGAACCAATTGGGCGTCGACA AGGCTGTTCCCAAAAAAATCCTTGAGTTGATGCATGTTCATGGACTTACTAGAGAAAATGTTGCGAGCCACCTGCAG AAGTACCGATTATATATGAGGAGAGTAAGTGTACCGCAACATCAGGGCAGACTTGATACACCATATACAGGGAGTTCAGAAGCAACATTTCGTTCAGTTGAttcatttgatgggtttgatCTTCATTCTCTTGCTGTTTCGAGTCAGCTTTCACCACAAAGTCTTACTACTCTACATTCAGCGCCTAGAAGAGTTACAAATACTAGCATAGGCATGTCTTCCGTTGATCAAATGGGTTTCTTCAATTCTAGTGCACAAATATCTAATGCTTCAAACATAAGGCCTCCGTTGATGCAACAAATTAACAAGCAGCAAATGAACTTCCCTTCTGGACCCTCCACCAGCATGGAGTCAAGGCAGCTTGGTCAGTCACAACAACTGATCCAATCATATGGAAATATGGGACTGCAAGCCAGTGAAGGAGCATCAGTTCTTTTGAACCTACCATCTTTACTAAGAACAAGCACCTCATTCCCTGGAGGCTCCATTAATGCAAACCTGAGTAATTCTTCAGTTATGCAAATGACTCATCGAGGACAGCAATTTTCTCTATCTCAGCAACGGAATCAAATACATGCTAGTATGCCACAACTGCCACAAACAAGGGGACTGATACTAAATGGAATTGCAGGTGAACATGATTCAAGGCTCCCGACAACCATCGGACAAATTCTTTCAAATGAGGTTTCAAGTCATATCTCAGGAAGAAGTGGGAGTAATATGAATGTGGACACTTCATTGCCTGGAGGCTACATGAATGCTTCTTCATATGGTGCAGTTTCTCATGCTTTGTATGCCGATTTTCCTAATAGCTGCATGAATGAATCAACAGGAAGTTGCTATCCTCTTGCACGTAGTGTAGGAGCAACCAGTCTCACTTCAACTGCTATGCCTCCAGTGGGAGATGTCGAAGCATTAGGTAATTCCACTGGCCTAAGAGGGGCGAAGGACTTTGTTCCAAATTATGATCTATTTAGTGAACTTCATCAAAGTAAAAGTCAAGACTGGAAGCTACAGAATATAAATGTTTCTTACCCCTCAGACCAACACCTTGGCTCCAAGCAAAGCAATATTGCCTTTGGTTCTCCATCATTGGCTCATCAAGATTCAAGTGCTACTGTAAAAGATGGGAGTAGCAGGAATACGCGCACTGTTAGGAAGGAGATATTTTCAGTAAGAACAGAAATTGGACATGAGAAAGGAGAGCGCATTGCTCAGCGCAATAGAACCATTCTTGTTGAAAATTCTGTCAGACTAAAGTCTGAAGGCATGTCAGATCCTAGGTATCAAGATGTGCTTTTTGATGACAATATTATACAAAATGAGCTAATGAATGTTGTTGGAAAGAAG CAGCAAGAAGGGGTTGTGCAGGTTGATCCTGAGCTTAATTTTGATGGCTATTCCTTGGATAACATTCCATCGTAG